GCCGAACTGGCCCGGGAACGCGGTGTCGGCCTGATCTTCAAGGCCAGCTACGACAAGGCCAACCGGACCTCGATCGACAGCTTCCGCGGGCCGGGGCTCGAGGAGGGGCTGAAGCTGCTGGCCGACGTCGCCGATGCCGCGGGGCTGCCCGTGCTGACCGACGTCCACTCCCCCGCCGAGGCCCGAGCCGCCGCGCAGGTCGTTGACGCCCTCCAGGTGCCGGCCTTCCTCTGTCGTCAGACCGACCTGATCAGCGCCGCCGGCGCCGCCGGTAAACCGGTCAACGTCAAGCGCGGTCAGTTCCTGGCCCCCGACGACACCGACCACGTGGTGGCCAAACTGCTGGCCGCGGGCTGCGACGAGATCATCCTCACCGAGCGGGGTTACACCTTCGGTTACCACGACCTCGTCGTCGATCTGCGCTCCCTGGTGCGGATGCGCCGCAGCGGGGCCCTGGTCTGTTACGACGCCACCCATTCCCTGCAGCAACCCGGCGGTGCGGCGGGGCGCTCCGGCGGGCTGCGCCGGCTGGCCCCGCCTCTGGCCCGGGGCGCCGTGGCCTGCGGGGTGGACGCCGTGTTCTGCGAGGTCCATCCCGCCCCCGCCCACGCCCGAAGCGACGCCGCCACCCAGTTGCCGCTGGAGCGCTTCGGCGCCCTGATCGACCAGCTCCGGGTCCTCGACGACCTGCGCCGGGAGCTGGGCGAACTCGAGTTGGATTGACCCTTCGAGCGGGAGGTTACTTGAGCAACGTCGAGTATCCGGGACGCTCCCTGGTCGATGACCTCGTCGGACGGGCGGCAGCGGTTGAGCTGCTGCTGACCGATGTCGACGGGGTGATGACCCGGGGTGAGATCTACGCCGACGCCGCCGGTGTGCCGCTGAAGCTCTTCAACGTCAAGGACGGGATGGGCCTGTTCCTCCTCGGCCGCGCCGGGATCGCCCGCGGGGTGATCACCGGCAAGACCTCGGAGGCCGTTCGTCGGCGCTGCGCCGAGCTCCAGCTCGAGTTCTGCCGTCAAGGAGTCATCGACAAGGGCGCCCTGCTCGAGGACCTTTTGGGGGAGTGCGGCTGCCGGGCCGCGGAATACGCCTACATCGGCGACGACCTCAACGACCTGCCCCTGCTCGAGCGGGCCGGTCTGGCCTGCTGCCCCGCCGACGCCGCCGTCGACGTCCGCCGACGGGTCCACTACGTCTGCGCCGCCCCGGGGGGCGGCGGTGTGGTGCGCGAGGTCTGCGAGCTCGTCCTGCGGGCGAAGGGCCTGTGGGCGGGCTTCGTCGAGGCCTGGCGAACGGGGTTCACAACTCATTAAGACCAACACTTATGAGCTGGTTGTTATTCGTTGACGAGAGTGGTCACGACCATAAGAACACCCCTTTTGAGGTGCGTGGGGGTGTGGCAATTAAAGACGAAAGAATATGGCCCTTTATACGCCAGATAAAGGCCCTTGAAATAGCTTTATTTAGTCGTGAAATGAAAAGCTTTATTAAAGAGATCAAAGGGGAAGGAGATAACCCTCAGGGAAAGGAAATAATCGTCTATCACCAAACCTGTATCGACTTTGCACAAAAATTAATGCAGCTATTAATTGACAATAATGCAGTAATATTTGCTTCTATGATACCAAAAGGGGTACAAAAACCATATGGAGCGAGTGAAGAAAACTATCTACGGAAAGATATGGTCTTTCTATTTGAAAGATACTTTTATTTTCTTGAAAGAGAAAATGAATACGGTTTAATAGTAATGGATGAAACTGATAAAAAGGAAGATCTCAATTTTGTCAACAGATTACAAAAATATTTCACTTTAACAGCTAATGGACGCTATAGAACATCGCGGATAATACCTGTACCATTTTTCGTTTCTTCTGATATGTCTTATCCAGTTCAAGCTGCTGATGTTTGTATATATTGTATAAACTGGGGTTTCAGGCTACCCTTCTTTGACGATAAAATCGAGTATCGTAGTGAAATAGGTGAAGAGTTTGGTCCAAGTTTATCAAGACTACAGTATAAAGGTAAAATTGGTTTTGAAGATGAAACTAAGGATATATTCGGTATTGTTTATGTGCCTGATCCATACACCTCAAGATCATAAAAAAAGGGTGGCGGTAAAGCCCTCCGGAAAGCTACACGGGGTAGCAATCCTTTGGCCGAACCGCCACACGAAGGTTAGTCTTTTTTTCAGGATTTGTCAAGCTATGGGTATGGATAATGACGGTTAAAGAAGCTAGCTTACGATAAGGTTCCCACCATGACCCTTTCGAACGAACAACTCCTAGCCGCTGGGCGCGAGGTGCTGGAGATCGAAGCCGCCGCCCTGGAAGCCCTGGCCGACCGCCTCGACGACTCCTTCGCCGAGGCGGTCCGCCTGCTACGCGACTGCGCCGGACGGGCGGTGGTCACCGGCATCGGCAAGAGCGGTCACGTGGCGGGCAAGATCGCCGCTACCCTCTCCTCGACGGGCACGCCGGCCTTCTTCATGCACCCCGGTGAGGCGGTCCACGGCGATCTGGGCATGGTGGCCCCCGGCGATGTGGTGCTGGCGATCTCCAACTCCGGCCGCACCGAGGAGCTGCTGGCCCTGCTGCCCCGGCTAGCCGACCTGGAGGCCCCCGTCGTGGCCCTGGTCGGCGACGCCGCCTCCCCGCTGGCCGCGGCGGCGACGGTGGTCCTCGAGGCCGCCGTCGAGCGCGAAGCCTGCCCGCTCAACCTGGCCCCGACGACCTCGACGACGGCGGCCCTGGCCCTGGGCGACGCCCTGGCCGTGGCCCTGATGGAGCTCAAGCAGTTCAAGGCCGACGACTTCGCCCGCTTCCATCCAGGCGGCCGGCTGGGTCAGCGGCTGCGCTCCCTGAGCGTCGCCGAGCTGCTGATCAGCGGCGACGAATTCCCCGTCGTCGGCGTCGACGCCTCCTTCGACGCCGTCGTCGCCGAACTGGCGACCAAGCGTCAGGGGATCGTCGTCGTCACCGCCGCGGACGGCGCCCTCGCCGGCGTCGTCTCCAACGGAGACGTCCTGCGGATGCTGGCGGACGGCCGGACGGCGGGCCTGATCGCCCGCCGGATGCTCAACCCGGAGCCCAAGACCATCGCCCCCACGGCCAGCGCCGAGGACGCCGTGGCGCTGATGGAAACCCACAACATCACCGCCCTCGTCGTCGTCGACGACGGCCGGCCCCTGGGGTTGATCCACCTCCACGACGCCCTCGGGCGGCGGCAGTTCTGGACCCGCAAGGCCTGAGCCGCTGGGCCGCAACGCTTCGACGGGGGCCCCGGTCGAGCCGGAGCCCCCGCGTGGTATCAGCGGCGCTGGCCGGATAATCCAACGGTAGATGAAGCTATGGACGGACCGGAAAAGCAGTCGGCGGACTTGCGTACCCGGACGGCGGATCGACCGGTACTGGTCGGCCTCTCCGGCGGGGTGGATTCGGCGG
This sequence is a window from Candidatus Coatesbacteria bacterium. Protein-coding genes within it:
- the kdsA gene encoding 3-deoxy-8-phosphooctulonate synthase, with amino-acid sequence MKQPRDSFSIGDVELGGRLVFIAGPCVIEGRDFLLDLAEALAELARERGVGLIFKASYDKANRTSIDSFRGPGLEEGLKLLADVADAAGLPVLTDVHSPAEARAAAQVVDALQVPAFLCRQTDLISAAGAAGKPVNVKRGQFLAPDDTDHVVAKLLAAGCDEIILTERGYTFGYHDLVVDLRSLVRMRRSGALVCYDATHSLQQPGGAAGRSGGLRRLAPPLARGAVACGVDAVFCEVHPAPAHARSDAATQLPLERFGALIDQLRVLDDLRRELGELELD
- a CDS encoding HAD hydrolase family protein, which codes for MTRGEIYADAAGVPLKLFNVKDGMGLFLLGRAGIARGVITGKTSEAVRRRCAELQLEFCRQGVIDKGALLEDLLGECGCRAAEYAYIGDDLNDLPLLERAGLACCPADAAVDVRRRVHYVCAAPGGGGVVREVCELVLRAKGLWAGFVEAWRTGFTTH
- a CDS encoding DUF3800 domain-containing protein, whose amino-acid sequence is MGGLRRGLANGVHNSLRPTLMSWLLFVDESGHDHKNTPFEVRGGVAIKDERIWPFIRQIKALEIALFSREMKSFIKEIKGEGDNPQGKEIIVYHQTCIDFAQKLMQLLIDNNAVIFASMIPKGVQKPYGASEENYLRKDMVFLFERYFYFLERENEYGLIVMDETDKKEDLNFVNRLQKYFTLTANGRYRTSRIIPVPFFVSSDMSYPVQAADVCIYCINWGFRLPFFDDKIEYRSEIGEEFGPSLSRLQYKGKIGFEDETKDIFGIVYVPDPYTSRS
- a CDS encoding KpsF/GutQ family sugar-phosphate isomerase; the encoded protein is MTLSNEQLLAAGREVLEIEAAALEALADRLDDSFAEAVRLLRDCAGRAVVTGIGKSGHVAGKIAATLSSTGTPAFFMHPGEAVHGDLGMVAPGDVVLAISNSGRTEELLALLPRLADLEAPVVALVGDAASPLAAAATVVLEAAVEREACPLNLAPTTSTTAALALGDALAVALMELKQFKADDFARFHPGGRLGQRLRSLSVAELLISGDEFPVVGVDASFDAVVAELATKRQGIVVVTAADGALAGVVSNGDVLRMLADGRTAGLIARRMLNPEPKTIAPTASAEDAVALMETHNITALVVVDDGRPLGLIHLHDALGRRQFWTRKA